From a region of the Triticum aestivum cultivar Chinese Spring chromosome 7D, IWGSC CS RefSeq v2.1, whole genome shotgun sequence genome:
- the LOC123170870 gene encoding uncharacterized protein isoform X1 yields MASSQHVEVEAAKLLQKLILESKDEPAKLATKLYVICQHMKLSGKEQSLPYQVISRAMETVVSQHGIDMDALRSSRVPFAGGPQAVDSSGVMSKDKEIIGGQSSMVGSDASQSSGQAALWHLPPGSADMARPGVYIPGRVPAGQNRGDVAGSDIHQGSMSQKSGRSSGVESPASLQMEDTRSMNSHDSLKSDEKTSKKASSSKRKRMDSKAAGDMQSEENSKSDGISSGQNIRKRKQVGKAGAQGQPSRGAEPEQSHILQGATAQVPPLPGGASFFRAHQEGPPASAGRTIDNTKPSNPFAMSQVSNFAEGLASGSIPTELQKSILGGTNMFNTGFGWNQSSQGSAIKNTQGSVANLMRPGVNVEGKINVGSQGAFNPTPTSQMDFPKIPPYMSSSFGGGSQFLDKGKDSASGNTGTELHSAAKVGVNMGIVHGSPMQERQNITRAPQRAESSLQEARLSSLPNRNVGPYQTSHISPNTPFKEQQLKQLRAQCLVFLAFRNNMQPRKVHLEIALGGGPTAEGGGAGQGGNESRVADGSVRENGNSQENSAIFGSQSDMSRLPSTSAGSIAEADSSLKDSEIKKKINIAEHEKSSMEIENIQQAVMQGTGSSSEMRSQEIASPVPSGPQQSYFQGDKRRNAPETYRTDAENLNRNLGFGGQGPSSLGGNRQHPNFEAAVLTKDRLQDEASKESYPPSRLHHMPIDGYSSNLPGKDLTPDTDRNEVEHCTQMGEMSDRSADEGDDDLFEHDDFASTPPKYTMTEKWIIDYQKRKYGENEKKVLEQQSAHKRMSASYQKLKESVSSSEDLTAKTKSVIELKKLQLLSLQRRVRSEFLSDFFKPNTADLERVKAVKKHRHGRRVKQLEKIEQKMKEERQKRIRERQKEFFADIESHRERLEDSFKAKRERLKGFNRYIKEFHKRKERIHREKLDRIQREKINLLKNNDVEGYLRMVQDAKSDRVKQLLRETEKYLQKLGAKLRGDSSMDGRSYVSGKGVTANDVEDESYQPQNYLESNEKYYQLAHSVKEIVNDQPTYLNGGKLREYQMNGLRWLVSLYNNNLNGILADEMGLGKTVQVISLLCYLMETKNDRGPFLVVVPSSVLSGWVSELNFWAPSINKIAYFGPPEERRRLFKEMIVQQKFNVLLTTYEYLMNKHDRPKLSKIQWHYIIIDEGHRIKNASCKLNADLKLYRSSHRLLLTGTPLQNNLEELWALLNFLLPNIFNSSEDFSQWFNKPFESNGDNSADEALLSEEENLLIINRLHQVLRPFVLRRLKHKVESELPGKIERLVRCEASAYQKLLMTRVEDNLGGIGAVKVRSVHNSVMELRNICNHPYLSQLHVEEIEGHLPRHYLPSIVRLCGKLEMLDRLLPKLKATGHRVLLFSTMTRLLDVMEDYLVWKKYQYLRLDGHTSGHERGALIDRFNDPDSPAFIFLLSIRAGGVGVNLQAADTVIIFDTDWNPQVDLQAQARAHRIGQKKEVLVLRLETVRTVEEQVRASAEHKLGVANQSITAGFFDNNTSAEDRREYLESLLRECKKEESAPVLDDDALNNILARSEDEIDIFESIDKQRLDDEMAVWLKVVQDGSVSGLDPSVLPPRLVSDDDLKPFCHAMKIYESSNVKNVKVNVRKKGELGGLDTKHYGRGKRAREVRSYEDQWTEEEFEKLCQAESPDSPQPGGVLKDIDISKESKLEVPAESSIDPKESSIDPVEAKTVPVLAVPDSSPPVPSVPDSSPAKRRRGRPRRSDVSVSPVMSPAKAVQQEAGTTLGSSAPASTIDSAAPTATIHSTGPDVTTHSAAPVAAIKPDIGTEVKATAFVAAVPTATMKPEIGTEVTDHVVLEGSIAKEVGPAVESGHDPVAASAAPHPPAPATSRGRKTQAVETPRRRGRKPKSLFSSSAGDININPVVAIGSGPASVGSPYPQGDMPASLMSRFQKDLVTGRPVTSLPEGVKGISAPESTTPVAEDKHTGTAISSDNANLLMPKIIHNENVGFVQASSEQVFSASVPTLTAVSGGILKASHILLADKPAEKQSASRRRRKKAPGGEDTGVSTRQRAAMKKSDGIPGTNDNVGADMSTAEKLGAVNVKDGSSLQDTPKELPNINSPPYDKSGYDSQPRTPIAVPISEAALPSGSGNAHVAYSDITPRIPTNPDGQDKPVNLHIGAPLAAASQPQVPCKTGNDHVAVCSVVTTTHSETVTEKPLLNPVSELANVQVEPPSSSLNSGKNISTVPSEVNSVAPSKASGRRRKGPASEPRTRSKAATAACERRARLAGPKQTGDARKLEILASPSTAVCVSSVEQQETALAEPPTASVCEPQKNAESHVRGGMSTPMGILDAPKQIATQSITACTEETNSSLSTQTPALPISRESNLSMGDKQGVGVYTIHGQTKMVLAAELASANDEHKLHEVHDKTADGNILQHSAANDTLQDKTDSIAGLDLASRHRIGDLEMEKGDSNTVMLPDCQTPFDASVKDIKDTLAPTEADVSDLQSEAAAIDVTSPKQDTMVVEALHTNSGGSASHLPAALQSTDSNQHAERKGSSENSGSKFFASGKKTEEMEGTLDKNTDNNLIQANADIALGRHSPSEDKREDSCAHVVDGGLLGSKQTLLEVVSAVNTDGSEEALNASSTHSNKDATSVCEVTKDPESHVRVSVLASAAMNARDDCEEVHNVPSTHSDRGGSMVEVDASRDDATSICEVCKDPESNVSGELSMPVGLAELELELPNQSKSSSQSSAVNADETKASINIQTTSLVESGEQKSPRNGAHELKEGMELAGPKIECTILMPSPDDKSSEAHSLAQREMVSGAEQASMKDDKRNKMVDVTFSSGEEQEIQRADVDLPTCPRYADCEGEKDHSPKTILAGSQSFCEASDKDVAPVKDDHTDPQSEVNVVDMNGANQDSAETEAMQIDGVSKGSSSDLPAALRSTDSNQPAEQDGLENSPSISACPKEHEKLEETSDEIGGGNSNRSRTDGDSHIMNLVGYSEDSDEDNSIQVADVGDVGSKETTHDGISAVPRGAEPGDGPCTEPTCETAVHVHEFNVDVAISEDGHGTMALGSVQASTTELKDLESGRCLEHGTGTSLSACNVHQSPLKELSYGISVIPDPVEHDGTGTPVALQEGTAVAAEPEAKKEVDEPKDVEPAAIKPEAVEHDGTEADPSKEASIPPQEETTAVALVTGPEQNEEADAPTQVKPVAVIPGTGPEEKKVEASTQEDNAEAVAAEPESARAQENAEASTQPSPMEIESVQETAMLGEAETRQQLPLPSAEGVVAEASEPPSIEVAAMKEPELLSTEPAPDGENAKLGEAEAEQLLQQPSSCEAMAVTGELPSAVGAKTDGTSDVAADESPAVVGEEVLNTETAPDGENPRPSEADTAQSPHLPEEGKAVAATEPANLEKAEANDGK; encoded by the exons ATGGCTTCATCACAGCATGTTGAAGTGGAGGCTGCGAAGCTACTTCAAAAACTCATTCTGGAATCAAAGGATGAGCCCGCTAAATTAGCAACAAAACTTTACGTG ATATGTCAACATATGAAGTTAAGTGGAAAAGAGCAGTCTCTTCCCTATCAGGTCATATCTAG GGCCATGGAGACTGTCGTAAGTCAACATGGAATTGATATGGATGCATTGCGATCATCACGAGTTCCATTTGCCGGCGGTCCACAAGCAGTAGATTCTAGTGGCGTTAtgtctaaggacaaggagatcaTTGGTGGTCAGTCTTCCATGGTTGGAAGTGATGCATCCCAGAGCAGCGGTCAAGCTGCATTATGGCATTTGCCACCAG GTTCAGCAGATATGGCAAGGCCTGGGGTGTATATTCCAGGCAGGGTTCCAGCAGGACAAAATAGGGGCGATGTCGCAGGATCTGATATTCATCAAGGCTCCATGTCGCAAAAGAGTGGCAGGTCCTCTGGAGTCGAAAGCCCTGCAAGTCTGCAAATGGAGGACACTAGATCTATGAATTCACATGATTCTTTGAAGTCTGATGAAAAAACAAGCAAGAAAGCTTCCTCTTCCAAGAGAAAAAGGATGGATTCAAAAGCAGCAGGGGATATGCAATCTGAAGAAAACTCAAAATCAGATGGTATCTCAAGTGGACAAAATATTAGAAAAAGGAAACAGGTTGGCAAAGCTGGTGCACAAGGTCAGCCCTCCAGGGGAGCTGAGCCTGAGCAATCACATATACTGCAAGGTGCTACTGCTCAGGTGCCACCCTTACCTGGTGGTGCATCATTTTTCAGGGCTCACCAGGAAGGTCCACCAGCTTCTGCTGGGAGGACTATTGACAATACTAAACCATCAAACCCATTCGCAATGTCACAAGTTTCAAATTTTGCTGAAGGGCTGGCTTCTGGTAGTATCCCCACTGAGTTGCAGAAAAGTATACTGGGAGGAACAAATATGTTTAACACTGGTTTTGGCTGGAATCAGAGTTCACAAGGTTCAGCTATTAAGAATACTCAAGGTTCTGTTGCCAACTTAATGCGGCCAGGAGTTAATGTTGAAG GGAAAATTAATGTAGGGTCACAAGGAGCTTTTAACCCTACTCCCACATCGCAGATGGATTTTCCCAAAATCCCTCCTTACATGTCTTCTTCCTTTGGAGGTGGCTCACAGTTTCTGGACAAGGGCAAGGACTCGGCTTCTGGCAATACCGGCACTGAACTTCATTCTGCTGCTAAAGTTGGAGTTAACATGGGGATTGTGCAT GGCAGTCCAATGCAAGAAAGGCAAAATATTACCAGAGCACCACAGAGGGCCGAATCATCTTTGCAAGAAGCCAGATTGTCTTCGCTCCCGAATAGAAATGTTGGGCCATATCAAACGTCTCACATCTCTCCGAACACACCTTTCAAAGAACAACAGTTAAAGCAGCTCCGAGCACAGTGCTTAGTATTTCTTGCATTCAG AAATAATATGCAGCCCAGAAAGGTGCACCTTGAAATTGCCTTAGGTGGAGGCCCCACTGCAGAGG GTGGCGGTGCAGGTCAGGGAGGTAACGAGAGCAGAGTGGCTGATGGTTCTGTAAGGGAAAACGGAAACAGTCAGGAAAACTCTGCTATTTTCGGCAGCCAAAGTGATATGTCTAGACTCCCATCCACATCCGCAGGCAGCATTGCAGAGGCTGATTCTTCACTGAAGGACTCGGAAATTAAGAAGAAGATCAATATAGCTGAACATGAGAAGTCATCGATGGAAATAGAAAATATCCAGCAAGCTGTTATGCAGGGAACTGGTTCAAGTTCTGAAATGCGCTCCCAAGAAATAGCATCCCCTGTGCCATCTGGACCACAGCAGTCATACTTTCAGGGAGATAAAAGAAGAAATGCCCCTGAGACCTACAGGACGGATGCAGAAAATTTGAACAGGAATTTAGGTTTCGGAGGCCAGGGACCATCTTCTTTGGGTGGTAATAGACAACATCCAAATTTTGAAGCTGCTGTTTTGACCAAAGATCGATTACAGGATGAAGCATCTAAAGAATCATATCCACCTTCGAGGCTTCATCACATGCCTATCGATGGTTACAGCTCCAATTTACCAGGAAAGGATCTAACTCCAGATACAGATAGAAATGAAGTTGAACATTGTACCCAGATGGGGGAGATGTCTGATCGATCAGCTGATGAAGGAGATGACGATCTATTTGAGCATGATGATTTTGCATCAACTCCTCCAAAATACACAATGACTGAAAAATGGATCATAGATTATCAAAAGAGAAAATATGGAGAAAATGAAAAGAAGGTATTAGAGCAGCAGAGCGCACATAAAAGGATGTCAGCATCCTATCAGAAGTTAAAG GAAAGTGTTAGTTCATCTGAAGATCTTACTGCAAAGACAAAGAGTGTCATTGaattgaaaaagcttcaacttctCTCACTTCAACGTCGTGTGCGCAG TGAATTCTTGTCAGACTTTTTCAAGCCTAATACAGCTGATTTGGAGCGTGTAAAAGCAGTAAAGAAACACCGGCATGGACGCCGTGTGAAACAGCTTGAAAAAATTGAACAGAAAATgaaggaggaaaggcaaaaaagaatACGCGAGAGGCAAAAAGAGTTCTTTGCTGATATAGAGTCTCACAG AGAGAGACTGGAGGATAGTTTCAAGGCTAAAAGAGAGCGTCTAAAGGGTTTCAATCGATATATAAAAGAGTTCCACAAGAGGAAAGAGCGAATTCATCGGGAGAAGCTGGATAGGATCCAGCGGGAGAAAATTAACTTGCTTAAGAACAATGACGTCGAAGGGTATCTTAGGATGGTCCAG GATGCAAAATCTGACCGTGTTAAGCAACTACTACGAGAGACTGAGAAATATCTACAGAAACTTGGGGCCAAATTACGAGGTGACAGCTCAATGGACGGCCGTTCTTATGTTTCTGGTAAGGGCGTCACTGCAAACGATGTTGAAGACGAGAGCTACCAGCCACAG AATTATCTTGAGAGCAACGAGAAGTACTATCAGTTGGCCCACAG tGTGAAGGAGATTGTAAATGACCAGCCTACTTATCTTAATGGTGGGAAGTTGCGGGA GTACCAGATGAACGGTTTGCGTTGGCTGGTTTCATTGTACAATAATAATTTGAATGGAATTTTAGCTGACGAGATGGGGCTTGGTAAAACAGTTCAA GTAATCTCTTTGTTGTGCTACCTTATGGAAACAAAAAATGACCGGGGCCCATTTCTTGTGGTTGTACCATCCTCTGTTCTTTCTGGATGGGTATCTGAACTCAACTTCTGGGCACCTAGCATAAATAAAATTGCTTATTTTGGTCCTCCAGAAGAAAGGCGCAGACTGTTCAA AGAGATGATTGTTCAACAGAAGTTCAATGTCCTTTTGACAACATATGAGTACTTGATGAACAAACATGATAGGCCAAAACTAAGCAAAATACAGTGGCACTATATAATAATCGATGAAGGGCACCGTATAAAGAATGCGTCTTGTAAGCTCAATGCTGATCTGAAGCTTTATCGGAGTTCTCATCGGCTATTGCTGACAGGAACACCTCTGCAG AATAATCTTGAGGAGCTGTGGGCACTTTTGAACTTTCTGTTGCCTAATATATTTAACTCATCCGAAGATTTCTCTCAGTGGTTTAACAAACCATTTGAAAGCAATGGTGATAACTCAGCTGATGAG GCCTTACTTTCAGAGGAGGAAAACTTGCTGATCATAAACCGTCTTCACCAAGTTCTTCGGCCCTTTGTACTCCGAAGACTTAAGCATAAG GTTGAAAGTGAATTGCCAGGGAAGATTGAAAGACTTGTAAGATGCGAGGCATCAGCTTATCAGAAACTTCTGATGACAAGGGTGGAAGACAACCTTGGTGGAATTGGAGCAGTTAAG GTCCGCTCGGTGCACAATTCTGTCATGGAATTGAGGAACATATGCAACCATCCATACCTTAGCCAGCTTCATGTTGAGGAG ATTGAGGGTCATCTACCTAGGCACTACCTGCCATCTATTGTGAGGTTGTGTGGGAAACTTGAGATGTTGGACAGATTGCTACCCAAACTCAAAGCTACTGGCCATAGG GTTCTACTTTTTTCTACAATGACAAGATTGCTTGATGTGATGGAGGATTATCTGGTATGGAAAAAGTATCAGTACCTTCGGTTAGATGGACACACTTCTGGGCATGAGAGAGGAGCACTTATTGATAGATTTAATGATCCTGATTCTCCAGCTTTCATTTTTCTGCTAAG TATCCGAGCAGGAGGCGTTGGTGTCAATCTTCAAGCAGCTGATACTGTCATCATATTTGATACTGATTGGAATCCTCAG GTTGACTTGCAAGCACAGGCTAGAGCCCACAGAATTGGTCAAAAGAAGGAGGTTCTTGTTTTACGTTTAGAAACT GTCCGAACTGTAGAAGAGCAAGTCAGGGCTTCGGCAGAACATAAATTAGGCGTTGCTAATCAGAGTATAACTGCTGGATTTTTCGACAACAACACAAG TGCTGAAGATCGGAGGGAGTATCTTGAGTCACTTCTACGTGAGTGTAAAAAGGAAGAATCAGCTCCAGTGTTAGATGATGATGCTCTGAATAATATTCTTGCCCGCAG CGAAGATGAGATCGACATATTTGAATCTATTGACAAGCAAAGACTAGATGATGAAATG GCTGTATGGCTAAAGGTTGTTCAGGATGGTTCAGTTAGTGGGCTAGACCCCTCAGTATTGCCACCCCGCCTTGTGTCTGATGATGATCTGAAGCCCTTCTGTCATGCTATGAAGATTTACGAGTCTTCAAATGTAAAAAATGTGAAGGTAAATGTGAGGAAGAAGGGCGAGCTTGGCGGCCTTGATACAAAGCATTACGGAAGGGGAAAACGTGCTCGTGAG GTCCGGTCTTATGAGGATCAATGGACCGAagaagaatttgaaaaactttgTCAGGCTGAATCTCCTGACTCACCTCAACCTGGTGGTGTATTGAAGGATATAGATATCTCTAAAGAGAGTAAGTTGGAGGTACCTGCAGAAAGTTCAATAGACCCAAAAGAAAGTTCAATAGATCCAGTCGAAGCCAAAACGGTGCCAGTCCTGGCTGTTCCGGACTCCTCACCACCAGTCCCGTCTGTTCCAGACTCCTCACCAGCTAAGCGGCGAAGAGGTAGACCTAGAAGGTCAGACGTTTCAGTATCTCCTGTTATGTCCCCAGCAAAAGCTGTCCAACAAGAGGCAGGAACTACACTTGGCAGTTCTGCACCAGCAAGTACCATCGATTCTGCAGCACCAACTGCTACCATCCATTCTACTGGTCCAGATGTTACCACCCATTCTGCTGCACCTGTTGCTGCCATCAAACCAGATATTGGTACAGAAGTTAAGGCTACTGCTTTTGTTGCTGCTGTACCAACTGCTACCATGAAACCCGAGATTGGTACTGAAGTTACGGACCATGTTGTTTTGGAAGGGTCTATAGCAAAGGAAGTTGGTCCGGCGGTAGAGAGCGGTCATGACCCAGTAGCTGCCAGTGCAGCCCCTCATCCACCAGCTCCTGCTACATCTAGAGGCAGAAAGACCCAAGCAGTTGAAACCCCTCGCAGACGAGGCCGAAAACCAAAATCTCTTTTCTCATCTAGTGCTGGTGATATTAATATAAACCCTGTGGTTGCAATTGGTAGTGGACCTGCTTCTGTGGGTTCTCCATATCCTCAAGGGGATATGCCTGCAAGTCTCATGTCAAGATTTCAGAAGGATTTGGTTACAGGTAGGCCTGTTACGTCATTGCCAGAGGGAGTTAAGGGCATCTCCGCCCCTGAAAGTACGACGCCTGTTGCCGAAGATAAACACACTGGAACTGCAATAAGCTCGGACAATGCCAACTTACTAATGCCAAAGATCATTCACAATGAAAATGTTGGATTTGTTCAAGCGAGCTCTGAGCAAGTTTTTTCTGCATCAGTACCTACTTTAACTGCTGTCTCAGGTGGAATATTGAAAGCATCACATATTCTCTTGGCAGATAAGCCTGCCGAGAAGCAAAGTGCTTCACGCCGTCGCAGAAAGAAAGCGCCTGGTGGTGAGGATACTGGAGTAAGCACTAGGCAAAGAGCAGCTATGAAGAAATCTGATGGTATTCCTGGTACCAATGACAATGTTGGTGCGGACATGAGCACAGCTGAGAAGCTAGGAGCAGTGAATGTAAAAGATGGCAGTTCACTTCAAGATACTCCCAAGGAATTACCAAATATAAACTCTCCTCCATATGACAAGTCTGGGTATGACTCTCAACCAAGAACACCTATAGCAGTCCCCATTAGTGAAGCTGCACTTCCTAGTGGTTCCGGTAATGCCCATGTTGCTTATTCTGATATAACTCCTAGGATACCTACCAATCCTGATGGTCAAGATAAACCAGTAAATCTGCACATAGGAGCACCTCTAGCCGCAGCCTCACAACCTCAAGTGCCATGTAAGACAGGGAACGACCATGTTGCAGTGTGTTCTGTGGTCACTACCACACATTCTGAAACGGTTACTGAAAAACCATTGCTAAATCCTGTTAGTGAACTAGCAAATGTCCAGGTCGAACCACCTAGTTCTTCACTTAATTCAGGTAAAAACATCAGTACAGTGCCTTCAGAGGTCAATAGTGTCGCTCCCAGTAAGGCATCAGGTAGGAGGAGGAAAGGTCCTGCCTCTGAACCACGCACCAGAAGTAAAGCCGCAACAGCTGCATGTGAACGTCGTGCTCGACTAGCTGGACCAAAGCAGACAGGTGATGCGAGAAAATTAGAAATATTGGCAAGCCCAAGCACGGCGGTTTGTGTTTCTTCAGTTGAGCAACAGGAAACCGCCCTGGCAGAGCCTCCCACCGCTTCTGTCTGCGAACCGCAGAAGAATGCTGAGAGTCATGTACGTGGTGGAATGTCTACTCCGATGGGGATACTAGATGCCCCAAAGCAAATTGCTACCCAGTCAATTACAGCATGTACTGAAGAAACAAATAGCAGTCTAAGCACTCAAACTCCTGCACTTCCCATATCCAGAGAAAGTAATCTTTCCATGGGTGACAAGcaag GTGTTGGAGTTTATACCATACATGGACAAACAAAGATGGTTTTGGCTGCAGAACTGGCATCTGCAAATGATGAACATAAGCTGCATGAAGTACATGATAAGACTGCTGATGGTAATATACTCCAACACAGTGCTGCAAATGACACACTCCAGGATAAAACTGATAGCATTGCTGGTTTGGACCTAGCCTCTCGTCATAGAATTGGTGATTTGGAAATGGAGAAGGGTGATTCTAATACAGTGATGTTACCAGACTGCCAAACCCCTTTTGATGCCTCAGTTAAGGATATTAAGGATACTCTTGCCCCCACAGAAGCTGATGTCAGTGATCTGCAAAGTGAGGCTGCTGCTATTGATGTGACTAGTCCTAAGCAAGATACTATGGTAGTTGAAGCACTGCACACTAATTCCGGAGGTTCTGCTAGTCATCTGCCTGCTGCTTTACAATCAACGGACTCAAACCAGCATGCAGAACGGAAAGGAAGTTCAGAGAACAGTGGCTCTAAATTTTTTGCATCTGGGaagaaaacagaggaaatggaAGGAACTTTGGATAAGAATACGGATAACAATCTTATTCAGGCAAATGCCGATATAGCTTTAGGAAGACATTCTCCTTCAGAGGACAAAAGAGAGGACAGTTGTGcccatgtagttgatggtggcctGTTGGGAAGCAAACAAACTCTTCTTGAAGTCGTTTCTGCTGTAAACACTGATGGCTCTGAGGAAGCACTCAATGCTTCGTCTACCCATTCGAATAAAGATGCCACCTCGGTTTGTGAAGTAACAAAGGATCCTGAGAGCCATGTAAGAGTGTCTGTACTGGCCTCTGCTGCTATGAACGCTCGTGATGACTGTGAGGAAGTTCACAATGTTCCATCCACCCATTCTGATAGAGGGGGCAGCATGGTAGAAGTTGATGCGTCTAGAGATGATGCTACCTCTATTTGCGAAGTATGCAAGGATCCTGAGAGTAATGTATCTGGTGAGTTGTCGATGCCAGTAGGGTTAGCGGAGCTCGAGTTAGAACTGCCAAACCAATCCAAATCTTCTAGCCAGTCAAGCGCAGTAAATGCTGATGAAACAAAGGCCAGTATCAACATTCAGACTACTTCATTGGTAGAATCAGGAGAACAAAAATCACCCAGAAATGGTGCACATG AGTTGAAAGAAGGGATGGAGTTGGCCGGGCCTAAGATTGAGTGCACAATACTAATGCCGAGTCCCGATGATAAGA GTTCTGAGGCTCATAGTTTGGCACAACGGGAGATGGTTTCGGGTGCAGAACAAGCATCTATGAAAG ATGATAAAAGAAACAAGATGGTTGATGTTACATTTTCGTCTGGTGAGGAACAAGAAATACAGCGAGCTGATGTAGACTTGCCCACTTGTCCAAGATATGCAGATTGTGAGGGTGAAAAGGACCATTCCCCTAAAACTATTTTGGCAGGCAGCCAATCTTTTTGTGAAGCCTCAGATAAGGACGTTGCCCCAGTGAAAGATGATCACACTGATCCGCAAAGTGAAGTTAATGTTGTTGATATGAATGGTGCCAACCAAGACTCAGCTGAAACCGAAGCTATGCAGATTGATGGTGTCTCCAAAGGATCTTCAAGTGATTTGCCTGCTGCTTTACGATCGACCGATTCAAATCAGCCGGCAGAACAAGATGGATTAGAGAATAGTCCCTCTATATCTGCTTGTCCGAAAGAACATGAGAAATTGGAAGAAACTTCTGATGAAATTGGTGGTGGCAATTCCAATCGTAGTCGGACTGATGGTGATTCTCATATTATGAATCTAGTTGGTTATTCGGAAGACTCAGATGAGGACAATTCTATCCAGGTAGCTGATGTTGGTGATGTGGGAAGTAAAGAAACTACTCATGATGGCATCTCAGCTGTCCCTAGAGGAGCAGAACCAGGAGATGGACCCTGCACAGAGCCTACTTGTGAAACTGCTGTTCATGTGCACGAATTCAATGTGGACGTTGCTATTTCTGAGGATGGTCATGGCACAATGGCCCTTGGCAGCGTCCAAGCGTCTACGACGGAACTAAAGGATTTGGAGAGTGGAAGATGTCTAGAACATGGAACAGGTACTTCTTTATCTGCTTGCAATGTTCATCAAAGCCCACTGAAAGAACTTAGTTATGGTATTTCAGTAATCCCTGACCCTGTTGAGCATGATGGCACAGGAACCCCTGTGGCTCTTCAGGAGGGAACTGCTGTCGCTGCAGAACCAGAAGCAAAGAAAGAGGTCGACGAACCTAAAGATGTTGAGCCGGCTGCCATAAAGCCAGAGGCGGTGGAGCATGATGGTACAGAAGCCGATCCAAGTAAAGAAGCATCTATACCTCCTCAAGAGGAAACCACTGCTGTAGCCTTGGTTACAGGACCGGAACAAAATGAAGAAGCAGATGCACCTACTCAAGTCAAACCAGTTGCTGTTATACCTGGTACGGGACCAGAAGAGAAGAAAGTAGAGGCATCCACCCAAGAGGATAATGCTGAAGCAGTTGCCGCAGAGCCAGAATCTGCTAGAGCCCAGGAAAATGCGGAAGCTTCTACTCAGCCTAGTCCTATGGAGATAGAGTCAGTTCAGGAAACAGCTATGCTGGGAGAAGCTGAAACCAGGCAGCAACTGCCACTTCCGTCTGCCGAGGGTGTGGTGGCCGAGGCTAGTGAACCTCCAAGCATAGAGGTGGCTGCTATGAAGGAACCAGAGTTGCTGAGCACTGAACCAGCACCTGACGGTGAAAATGCGAAGCTTGGAGAAGCCGAAGCTGAACAGCTGTTGCAGCAACCTTCATCCTGCGAGGCTATGGCAGTCACAGGAGAGCTTCCTAGCGCAGTCGGAGCGAAAACGGATGGAACTTCAGACGTGGCAGCTGATGAGTCTCCTGCTGTCGTGGGAGAGGAGGTGCTCAACACTGAAACTGCACCTGATGGTGAAAATCCAAGGCCGAGCGAGGCTGATACGGCGCAGTCGCCACATTTGCCCGAGGAGGGCAAGGCCGTTGCAGCTACCGAGCCTGCCAACCTTGAGAAGGCGGAGGCCAATGATGGAAAGTAG